The following are encoded in a window of Streptobacillus felis genomic DNA:
- a CDS encoding PTS transporter subunit IIC has product MKDMNMKQFIMKVLNGTAIGIVVGLIPNAVLGGLFKYLAAYHPVFGTMAQVVADIQWLVAPMIGFLVGLQFGFNPMKSAIIMSATWIASGALVRVDGALKIGLGDLINVMLVAGIAAYITMLLGEKLGSLTIVLQPIIVGAGVGFLGLLMLPYVQKLSTAIGNGINSFTTLQPILMCILIAMSFSVLIVSPMSTVAIGIAIGLSGLASGAANIGVAATAAVLVIGSWKVNKAGVTIAVGMGGMKMMMPNLVRNPIMLLPILTTSTVAGLAVRILGITGDKISSGFGFVGLVGPIKAMSEYAAVGITGMTALIYILIAYLIVPFGVALVSHIVYTKVLKIYKPEIYKFEN; this is encoded by the coding sequence ATGAAAGATATGAATATGAAACAATTTATAATGAAAGTATTAAACGGAACAGCTATAGGTATAGTAGTTGGTTTAATACCTAATGCTGTACTTGGAGGATTATTCAAATACCTTGCAGCATATCATCCAGTATTTGGAACTATGGCACAAGTTGTTGCTGATATACAATGGCTTGTAGCGCCTATGATAGGGTTCTTAGTTGGTTTACAATTTGGATTTAATCCTATGAAATCAGCAATAATAATGTCAGCTACATGGATAGCTTCAGGAGCTTTAGTTAGAGTAGATGGAGCTTTAAAAATTGGTTTAGGTGATTTAATTAATGTTATGTTAGTTGCAGGTATTGCAGCTTATATTACTATGTTATTAGGTGAAAAATTAGGTTCACTTACTATAGTATTACAACCAATAATAGTAGGAGCAGGGGTAGGATTTCTAGGATTATTAATGTTACCTTATGTACAAAAACTTTCTACAGCTATAGGTAATGGTATTAATTCTTTTACAACATTACAACCAATATTAATGTGTATATTAATAGCTATGTCATTTTCTGTACTAATTGTCTCTCCTATGTCTACGGTGGCAATAGGAATAGCGATAGGTCTTTCAGGCCTTGCCAGTGGAGCTGCTAATATTGGAGTTGCAGCAACAGCAGCAGTATTAGTAATAGGTTCATGGAAAGTTAATAAAGCAGGAGTTACTATAGCAGTAGGTATGGGTGGAATGAAAATGATGATGCCTAACCTTGTTAGAAATCCTATTATGTTATTGCCTATACTTACAACATCAACTGTTGCAGGTTTAGCAGTAAGAATTTTAGGTATTACAGGAGATAAAATAAGTTCAGGATTTGGATTTGTTGGATTAGTAGGGCCGATAAAAGCTATGAGTGAGTATGCAGCAGTTGGAATTACAGGAATGACAGCATTAATATATATATTAATTGCATATTTAATCGTACCATTTGGTGTTGCTTTAGTTTCACATATTGTATATACTAAAGTATTAAAAATATATAAACCTGAAATATATAAATTTGAAAATTAA
- a CDS encoding 2-dehydropantoate 2-reductase codes for MKVIIAGTGAMGATYGSMLKKSGNEVIFLDLWQENIDAINKNGISFKNIGVEETIEGKAYLPSSYNESADLIIVFTKSMQLKEMLNDIRHLISEKTSVLCLLNGLGHIDTLKEFVKPEQILMGVTVLTAGMKGPGIFEVTNYGKTEIQNIVEEGKENALKVVECINNSGLPTVYSEDILFSIWRKACINGTMNACCALLDCNMLQLGKIEKSRELLGKIVEEFASVAKKEGTTLNVEEITNLVCWFTTEEFQGVKHYPSMHQDLIQKRRLTEIDYLNGYVSRKGKEYGLDTSFCDLITILVHGRESVLIGG; via the coding sequence ATGAAAGTAATTATTGCAGGAACAGGAGCTATGGGTGCAACTTATGGTTCAATGTTAAAAAAATCAGGGAATGAGGTTATTTTCTTAGATCTATGGCAAGAAAATATCGATGCTATAAACAAAAATGGCATTAGTTTTAAAAACATTGGTGTAGAAGAAACAATTGAGGGTAAAGCATATTTACCATCTAGCTACAATGAGAGTGCAGATTTAATAATAGTATTTACTAAATCTATGCAACTTAAAGAAATGTTAAATGATATTAGACATTTAATTTCTGAAAAAACAAGTGTATTATGTCTTTTAAATGGATTAGGGCATATAGATACCCTTAAAGAATTTGTTAAACCTGAACAAATTTTAATGGGAGTTACAGTTTTAACAGCTGGAATGAAGGGTCCTGGAATTTTTGAAGTTACTAACTATGGTAAAACAGAAATTCAAAATATAGTTGAAGAAGGAAAAGAAAATGCATTAAAAGTTGTAGAATGTATTAATAATTCTGGATTACCTACTGTATATTCTGAAGATATCTTATTCTCTATATGGAGAAAAGCATGTATTAATGGAACTATGAATGCATGTTGTGCTCTACTAGATTGTAATATGTTACAATTAGGTAAAATAGAAAAATCAAGAGAATTATTAGGTAAAATAGTAGAAGAATTTGCTTCAGTTGCTAAAAAAGAAGGAACTACTCTAAATGTTGAAGAAATTACGAACTTAGTTTGTTGGTTTACTACTGAGGAATTTCAAGGCGTAAAACATTATCCTTCTATGCATCAAGATTTAATTCAAAAAAGAAGATTAACAGAAATAGATTATTTAAATGGTTATGTATCTAGAAAAGGTAAAGAATATGGTTTAGATACAAGTTTTTGTGATTTAATAACTATATTAGTACATGGAAGAGAAAGCGTTTTAATTGGAGGATAA
- a CDS encoding zinc ribbon domain-containing protein YjdM, with protein MIPKCPQCKGEYVYEDNFIYICPECSYEFSKDETETEEFIVKDANGNILKDGDSVTIIKDLKVKGSSNNLKIGTKVKNIRLVQDSDHNIDCKIDGFGAMSLKSEFVKKI; from the coding sequence ATGATACCAAAATGTCCGCAATGTAAAGGAGAATATGTATATGAGGATAATTTCATATATATTTGCCCTGAATGTTCTTACGAATTTAGCAAAGATGAAACTGAAACAGAAGAATTCATAGTAAAAGATGCTAATGGAAATATACTAAAAGATGGTGATAGTGTTACTATAATAAAAGACTTAAAAGTTAAGGGCTCATCAAATAATCTAAAAATAGGTACTAAAGTTAAAAATATTAGATTAGTACAAGATTCAGATCACAATATAGATTGTAAAATAGATGGATTTGGAGCTATGAGTTTAAAATCAGAATTTGTTAAGAAAATATAA
- the rbsK gene encoding ribokinase, with product MIVGSLNMDITARVDQLPKLGETIFGTSFYKSCGGKGANQAVAISKMGIETIMLGMVGNDSDGYELIENLSKHNIKSSVIVSNEITGRAIITVDNNGNNNIIVIPGANFKITKKDIDKKMDIINEVDVVILQNEIPLDITKYVLKKSKELNKITVFNPAPAYKFEKEIYENVDFLILNETEFEFIFDVKYNDTNAILSIKDKFGISNLLLTLGELGSILFTNNNILVQEALKVKAIDTTAAGDAFIGSFISKIINNNSLESALKFATTVSAIVVTKKGAQESIPTLDEVNEYIIGVN from the coding sequence TTGATAGTTGGAAGTTTAAATATGGATATTACAGCAAGAGTGGACCAATTACCCAAGCTAGGTGAGACAATATTTGGAACATCATTTTATAAAAGTTGTGGAGGTAAGGGGGCAAATCAAGCTGTAGCTATATCAAAAATGGGGATTGAAACAATAATGTTAGGTATGGTAGGTAATGATAGTGATGGTTACGAATTAATAGAGAATTTAAGTAAACATAATATTAAATCATCTGTAATAGTATCTAATGAAATAACTGGTAGAGCAATAATTACAGTTGATAATAATGGAAATAATAATATTATTGTTATTCCAGGTGCTAATTTTAAAATTACAAAGAAAGATATTGATAAAAAAATGGATATTATAAATGAAGTAGATGTAGTAATATTACAGAATGAAATACCTTTGGATATTACAAAATATGTTTTAAAAAAATCAAAAGAATTGAATAAGATTACTGTGTTTAATCCAGCACCGGCATATAAATTTGAAAAAGAAATATATGAGAATGTTGATTTTTTAATACTGAATGAAACAGAATTTGAGTTTATATTTGATGTAAAATATAATGATACAAATGCCATATTATCAATTAAGGATAAGTTTGGTATTTCAAATTTACTGTTAACATTAGGTGAATTAGGTTCGATTTTGTTCACAAATAATAATATATTAGTTCAAGAGGCACTTAAAGTTAAAGCTATAGATACTACTGCAGCAGGAGATGCATTTATAGGATCATTTATTTCTAAAATAATTAATAATAATAGTTTAGAAAGTGCTTTAAAATTTGCAACTACAGTATCTGCTATAGTAGTTACAAAAAAAGGTGCACAAGAAAGTATTCCAACATTGGATGAAGTTAATGAATATATAATAGGGGTAAATTAA
- a CDS encoding iron-containing alcohol dehydrogenase, with protein MIDFTYKNDAKLIFGKNSMQYFEKEILSLGSKCVLMLSSGSYIKELGIYDEVVEVTKRNNIRLINVCGIVPNPRVELVREYIEICKSENVDLVLAVGGGSTMDTAKAVAVGAKTDIDIWEYFLYNQVPESALNIGVISTFASSGSECSNCSIISNMEYKLGLETDLIIPKFAIVNPEYTKTLPINQLYIGICDISSHLLERYITGVENVDVTDYMIEGMLKALIVNAERLIKDPMNMDARNEVSLLSIYAHNNILDSGRMSDWASHRIEHELSSEYGIIHGEGMAVVLVAYIKYMSNLKPKKFAQLANRLFNVDYAHFNLEEMALILSEKLEDIYRRLGLRTKLKEFEIDNSRFEEMALKATKNNRNKIGHYYPLDKNGVIGVLELAI; from the coding sequence ATGATAGATTTTACATATAAAAATGATGCTAAGTTAATATTTGGTAAAAATTCTATGCAATATTTTGAAAAAGAAATATTATCTTTAGGTAGTAAATGCGTTTTAATGTTAAGCAGTGGATCATATATAAAGGAATTGGGTATATATGATGAAGTAGTTGAAGTTACTAAAAGAAATAATATTAGACTTATTAATGTTTGTGGAATAGTTCCTAATCCTAGAGTTGAATTGGTAAGGGAATATATAGAAATATGTAAAAGTGAAAATGTGGATTTAGTATTAGCTGTTGGTGGAGGTTCAACTATGGATACTGCAAAAGCAGTTGCAGTAGGTGCTAAAACTGATATAGATATTTGGGAATACTTCCTATATAACCAAGTACCTGAGTCAGCATTAAATATAGGGGTCATTTCAACTTTTGCATCTAGTGGTTCTGAATGTTCAAACTGTTCTATTATTTCAAATATGGAATATAAGCTGGGGTTAGAAACTGATTTAATAATACCTAAATTTGCTATAGTTAATCCTGAATATACAAAAACATTACCAATAAATCAGCTGTATATAGGTATCTGTGATATTTCTTCACATTTATTAGAAAGATATATAACTGGTGTAGAAAATGTTGATGTTACAGACTATATGATAGAGGGTATGCTTAAAGCTCTGATTGTAAATGCAGAGAGATTAATAAAAGATCCTATGAATATGGATGCAAGAAATGAAGTTTCACTACTTTCAATTTATGCTCATAATAATATACTTGATTCTGGTAGAATGTCAGATTGGGCATCTCATAGAATAGAGCATGAACTAAGTTCTGAATATGGAATTATACATGGTGAGGGTATGGCAGTAGTTTTAGTTGCGTATATTAAATATATGTCTAATCTAAAACCAAAAAAATTTGCTCAACTTGCAAATAGATTATTTAATGTAGATTATGCTCATTTTAATTTAGAAGAAATGGCTCTAATATTATCAGAAAAATTAGAAGATATATATAGAAGACTTGGGTTAAGAACTAAACTTAAAGAATTTGAAATTGACAATAGTAGATTTGAAGAAATGGCACTTAAGGCTACTAAAAATAATAGGAATAAAATAGGCCATTATTATCCTTTAGATAAAAATGGAGTAATAGGAGTATTGGAGTTAGCTATATAA